From the Papaver somniferum cultivar HN1 chromosome 2, ASM357369v1, whole genome shotgun sequence genome, the window ttttgtagcagattttttAATTCAAtgcttaagtaaatgatttagatactTAGTGCTTCTTtattttagttaatctcttggattagttagCTGCTAGTTTTGGGGTGCTACATAATGGCACTTTTCTATCAATGGTACGAGGGATccctttttttctaaaaaaaaaggaaaaaccttTAGAAAATTTAGAGACACAGAGTTATTCAAAGGAACCGCAAGATCATCTTCACCTGGAATCCACCTGTGATTCCAGATGTTCATATCCTCCCCATTATTTACCTCCCAATAACAATCCTTTCTAAGATTCTGAAAGCTTTTGGAAATGCTTTTCCAAAACCAAGAGTCAGTAAGATTCCACTCGGAATTGTTATCTAATATATCACTATATATGAAGCATTTTAATTTTATAATAGTGGCCCATAAGGAGTTAGGATAAGAGATCAACCTATCCTAGTTATCGTAGATTCATTTATGAGTTTAATGTTTCTGAATCCTAACCCTCCTGATTTTTTATGTTTACAGACAGCAGGCTAGGCTTTAAGAAAAATCCCTTTGGAATTTCCTTATTTTGcccacaaaaaaaaattgttgaagaGAAAAGATTTTGTTCAGAATCTGTTGGGGAATTCTAAAACAATTTATTTGGTAAATAGGAATAGTTTCGACAATATTTTTGTACTAGAGATAAGTTAATGTTTTTTCCAAACTTTCAGTCTACTAACAATTTTATCAAGAATTGGTTCAAAGCAGGCAGTTTTTAAAGTATTGGTAAACAGCGGAGCACCCAAATACTTATCATCTAACTTGATTACCTGAACTTTTagaattttaattattattaattcGTTGGAACTTATTATGCACTTTACAACTTTACCCTATCAAAATCTTTTGGAACTTATTGGTGCGATttaatttttcaatatatatcttcatcctcaatttttttttttactatatgGAAACCCATGCAAAGAATTCAAACCATTTAAGGGAATCAGACAAGGGGATCCTCTTTCTCCATACATGTTTATTCTTTGTATGGAGGTTTTTTCTAGGTTTCTTAATTTGTCATCTAGAAACAGAGAAAAAGGTTTCAGGAATTAAATTAACTCATAAATCAACCGTTATTTCTCATCTCTTCTTTGCTGACGACCTTTTGTTATTTATAAAAGCTGACTTAGGAAGTTGTAAGAACTTGATGGATGCAATAAACTGCAACACCGCTACCACAGTGGGGAAGGCCGGccaaagaaaaaaggaaacacTGCTGCAATTGGACTGTAAAAGAAAAtttgtgcctaaagtgaaagtatcacttttcctaaaacagagagagtacatcgttttattagttgcaatggGAAATTAGTCGATGCATAAATCAAAATATGGCTAcgtaatgtattatgcatcctcTGTGGTAATGGctatgaaatcaatttttgaaaattgtgcCTGATATgataaacacctccgaatttttcgtaaaaactttgAACTTGATATCGTTGTttgtgtagatctctttaaaatctttcTAATGAAAtataatttgtaaaattccaaggcacagatgtttagatatgttatattctagtttgcttgccaattatacccctgaaaaaatatgATACATAAGGAATTATGATACAATTTGACTGATACATGAGTTTTCAGCAATACAAGGAACCCTACCACAGCCCAATCAGTAGGAGTGGTCGCTGCGCTCATGATAGCAAGGAAAAGGCATCGGAAGGAGCTCCATATCACGGTTGAAGACAACAAAATTAGAAGCCACCTCATCAGACAACTGAAGAAGAAAGATCAAGACTCTGGAAATCCCATTTTCAATTCTATCAAAAACTTAATATGTATTTTAATTTAACTTTATGTAATCGTGCTGATAGGCCACTTAGGCGAGCTATATCTATCAGTGCTCAAAAATTCCTAAACTCTCATGAATTGGGAGAAAATTGGAATTCATTGATGCCTGAAAACTCTCTTTTGTTAAACTGTAATGCTAGGTGGGAGGATCTTCCCCGCACTTAGCTTGTTTTCTTAATCTAGttgggttttcaaaaaaaaaaaaaataatacaattTGACTCTTATACCTATTTACccttttttttggtttatttacgAAAGTGTCTAATACATATTTTCCCTTTCTCTTCGGTTTATTTATGAAAATgtctaaaggaaaaaaagaaaattttaattcaGAGGGCATTTTTGGTTATTCGGCCCAgaccatttccaatctttttgtgtcaattgatcacttacattttacaaaaaaaatgacCATATAGAAGGTCCTCTCTCCCTCGCTTCGCTCAGTCGGTCGGCCCAACAAGTTTAGCACCTCTTCAGGATAGGTTATAGATTTCAGTAGATCAAGTCTATTTTTTAGCACGAAGGTACACAACAAACCTCAAGGTATAATTATAAAACTTTTGaatattaagaaaataaatattaaagaCACCCATCTAGGTGTTCCtctttttttcaaaacttttgATAACATCATAGAAAAGATGGAACAGAGAGTTAAAAATTGGCTAGCTAAAATTTCATCTCAATCTAGCAAAATTGTTTTAAACAAATTTGTTCTTTCAAGCATGCCAATCTTTAACATGGGATGTTTTGTGTTGCCTAAAAAAGTTACTGAAAGAATAAATGACATACAAAGAAATTTTGGTGGGGAAAACACACTAATCAAAAGGAATTTGCATAAAATATTTTGACTTCTTATGTAAacccattgatcaaggatgtttAGGTTTAAGAAGCTAATaaattcaaccatggaatgatTATCAGAATAGCTTGGAGGTTGGTGAGCAGTCCAGATAACCTTTGGGctcaaatactaaagagaaaaaCGAGTGCTTTTCATTCCAAGAAGAAATCAAAAGCTTCCTGGATCTGGAAATGTATCCTGCAGGGTATTGAACACATTAAAAAATGCAGCATTTGGAAATTAGGTGATGGTTCTTCCATTAATATCTGGGAAGATAAATGGTTACCAAATAGGGAACATAATCTGGCAATGTCTACCCCTAGAAACACTAATTTAACACTTGTGTCTAATCTAATTGATCAAGACACTAAGAAGTGGAATCAATCCTTGTTATATTCCGTTTTTGACGGCTCTCTAGTCAatgaaatattaaaatattatattATACACATCAAAGGATGGAAACCTGAAAAGGGATAAATTAATATGGTTACTCAGTAGAAATGGGATATTTTCTGTAAAATCTCTATATGCAAGGGTACAAAATCCTACACGCTTAGTCCTTCCTAAGACTAAACTCCTTTGGAAGAGGTTATGGAGTATGGATACTTCACAGAGAATTAAGCTTTTCATTTGGAAGTGCGTCCAAGAAACATTACCAACAAGACAAAAGCTGGGTTCTGTTTTAGATGTGGAAACACAATGTTTTTCTGTCAAAATACTGTGGAATCTACATATCATCTATTCTTTGATTGTGATTATACTAAAGTTGTGTGGAGTCTTCCTCCAATGGCTTCACAAGGAGCTAGTGTTTTGTAACTCACATTCTGTCCATATCCTCTTCTTAGATATTTACAATGAATTGATGAAAGGGGATTTAAACTCAATCTCTATGGCTCTGGCAGCAACAAGGCGCTGATTTATTTGGAAAGAAAGGTGTCTAAGAATCTTCGGAAAAAAAATAGAACGCCTAAACAGTTAGCCATAGATATTTCAAGACACTACTCTTATTGACATCCAAATTTTTTTTGCAGATTGAAACAACAAACTAACACACAATTGATGTCTAACATATAATGTACTTACCAATCATAAACACATTCAAATTAACTGTGATGCTTCTTGGTTATCTGCAGACAATAATGCAGGTTTCGGTTTAATTTTCGCAATTGGACAAAAACTTTCAAAGGAACAAAAATGGGAAGCTTTTGGATTTCCACAGCTGAGGAAGCAGTAGCTCTAACTCTGCCACATGCAACTAAATGGGCCACTGTGAATGACTTACAACATCTGGTCATAGAAGGAGATTATCATGCAACAATTAGGTATCTccaaagaaaataatcaactatCCAATGGAAAAGTTTAGCAATTcttgaagaagtaaagaagttAGCAAAACAACTATAATCTTTTTTGGGTTTACATTATGCAGATAGAAAAGAAAATAGAGTGTCAGATCTGTTGGCAAAGAAAGGAAGGAAGAGCAACACTGCAGATTCTCGAATGAACCAAGCTCCCCTGTTTTTAGTTCCTACAATTGCTTTTGACGAATTGTGTAATCTAGATAAGGGATTCAGTCATCGGAAGAACTACTCATTCAGAGTTTATTCCCAATGATACTGAATCTAATGATTAGCAATCTCTGTTTTCAATAATCTATcattattttcaaaaaataaaatttactcTCATTATTTAACGCTCTTGCGAAAGGGATTTGATTTTCTCCCTGAACTTCCACCTCACCCGTCACAATTACGAAATACAAAGTTTTATTAAAACATTTTATAATTGAGAAATTGGGTCAATTTCCCAAATATTTttgaaacatggttctaatggacgagaaaaaattagtatgggtgaaatggacaccaagaaaatagcaagaatgaatctggattcatcctgccttaaacttaaaaaatagcgagggtgaaactggatgcatcctgatgtaaattaaaaataagaaaatgtatttgaaaatgggtaggatgaaactgtttgcaTCCTGACAATTTTTACGTTCTCgtacatttaaacagtatcaaattttacatgtttttttcacccagaaattgtcgttattggattaattgaccaattttatgTTTACAATTTACGTGCTACGTAGACActttttttagtaaaaaaaattctaaaattcGAGGCGGTTGCTAGGTTAACTTTATGTATTTTTCGCCCAATCGGAAAATCTTGCCTTTGTCACTGGTCACCTGCTGAACCCAAATACTGAACCCAACTCGACCCCTCGGTGCCTCTAGGACTCATACTGTCATACGTGTAAGTTATATGTGCACCCCATCCCATCCAACTCGCAACATAAAACTAGTGAAGTCAATAGAAATTGTTCCTTCTTTCACCAATCTGTGAGTGACGAGAGTTGTTTTCCCCTCTCTctcaccatttttttttgttgtctcTACGATTCTCTTCAGCAAGGTGAAATTTCTCTCCCAAATCTTCGTTTCTCATTTATCACTGTAAAGGGATTTTTGATTTGGCATCTGGTTTTATTTGATCTATGATTTCTTTGTCGGTTTGATTTATTTCTGAATCTGGGTTTTCTTAGTTAGTCTTTTATAGGGTTTTgtttttgatgaattttgggtgTGGGGTTTATGTAAATTGTGGTTTTGagctagatttgttttgtttaatAGATCTAAAAAGTGATCTGTGAAAGGGTGTACTTGGAAATTTAATCAATTTGTTAGGGTTTTTAGAGGAAAGTTTGGGTATAATCGTAACATGGTACTGACTGTGATTTTGTACTGACTGGGTATGTACACAACTCTCACATCATTTTGCTTTCGGGCATTGTCTAACTGTAGTTAGACCTTAACATTTAAGGGATTCATCATGGTTTTTTTGTGTGGATACTTTTAGTTGAGTTGGTGTTGGTATTGCAAAATTATGAACATTTCTAGTGGATTGTTTGAATTTAGCACAATGTAGTATAACTGTAGGTGTTACTTGTTAGGATGTATAGGTGATGCTTGTTTATGTATGATTTGCTTTGTAAAGGTGGTATTGTGATTTAGGACTGAGACGTGCGTGAGTGATTTTTAAATGAATCGATGTTGTTTTTTGCTGTCAGTGTTAATTTGTCGAATCCATGGCGTCAAAGTTGGTTCAGTTGCAAGCGAAAGCATGTCAAGCTACATCGTTCGTTGCCAAGCATGGCGGTACGTACTACAAGCAGATGATTGAGAAGAACAAGCAATTCATTCAGGAACCTGCTACTATTGAGAAATGCAATGAATTGTCAAAGCAATTGTTTTACACTCGTCTTGCAAGGTAATCTTTCTCTCTTCTGGAATGTTATGTCTTTTGCTTATCTATGGGTTATCAGTTGGCTTGTACATTTTGGTATGCCTTTTGGTTAGGGTTTGCCGTGCCTGTTGGTTTAGGATTGCTGTTTTATGTTGCAGGACCAGTAAAGTTAACTTGTTAATAACTGCATCACCCAATGAGCACTTATAAGAGAGATTTTATCTTCCTTTAGATATAGTTTCTTGTGTCCAAATTGTTTGAATTGGCCTTTTGTTGGTATGTGAAAATAGTTGAGCTTAGCATGTGTCATATGCTTGTTGCTCACTTGCTGCTGAGGATCTCACAGTTGAGCCCTTCCTGGGTTGTACAATCTCAAAGAAGTGCATTTTGTAGATTAGTTTGTAACATAACTTTGTCATGACTTGGAGCTCCCCATACAGTTCATCTCAGAGTTTGGTTCTCGTGGGAATTTCTAGGTTTAAAAGTTTTTCAGTTACTTCAGTTCTTGTAATCATCTCAAGGAATTCATCTTGCAAATTTTAGTTCCTTAATAAATTGAAAACGTCTGAATAGCCACAATCATTCGGTTCACAATTAGCTATATTCATGGTATATGCgtttggttaaaaccaacacaaaGTAGTGTACTTTTGTAGTCTAGAGATTCTTTTTCTGTGGCCAGTGTAGGAAAGCTGTATTTTGTCTCGGTGATGTATCTACTTTACTTCTAAGGCAAAGCTGTATTCTTATCGAAAGCTTATCCAACATAGGTTTTCTGGTGAAGTTAGTATTGTTACACAATCAATGATGTATCTACTTTACTTATAACCTTCGGGGTATTGGGGAAACAGCTCCTAATTCTTTCTGTATTTTGTGGTTATCAGTTTGAAATGGACAACTCATTATTAAATTTTCTGTCCAACCACTGaattgataattgtttgaggtGTTTGTTTATTGGGTCGATGATGAATAATTATATTCTTTGTAAACCACAAAACCAACAAGATTTTGTTCTCATTGTTGAACCCTATATGAACTACAGAATTTCATGCTTAGCATACAAACCTTTATTAAGTGAGTGGCAATTGATTTGTTCAGAAAGTGTTTTCCACAAGTCATCTTTTATATTTTCTCGTCAAATGAATGAGGTTTTTGTTTTGTCACAGCATTCCTGGACGTACCGAAACTTTCTGGAAGGAGGTAAATCACGTGAAGGGACTTTGGAAGAACAGGCAAGACCTTAAGGTTGAGGATGCAGGGATTGCAGCTCTTTTCGGACTGGAGGTCTTCTGCTGGTTTTGTGCTGGTGAGATTGTGGGAAGAGGATTCACGTTCACTGGTTACAATGTCTGAAGATAAATCATTGCGTGGAGTAAAAAAGAGTTCGCCTTGGATTTGCATTTTGTGAAATTTGAAGAATGTTGTGATTCTTAGCGACTGACATACcttaaattcaaaattttgattttcctgCAAAGCTTTTGGCACTGAGAACTGCTCAGTGAGACAATAGTGATAGGCTGGTAGCAATAATAATTCTCGAATTCgacagatttcttcttcttcttttttcaattgcaagaggttccatatttttggatgataTTAGTCTCTGGTCTGTTGCTCATATATTACTCCTATATGATTTTACTCTTGCTTGTTTTCGCTGCAACCTAAAATGCTCAAATAACAAAACTGAACAAATTTGCATTCAAACTCGATTTTTACAGCTGAATGGCGCTGTAAAAGCAGATACTTAGTGATGGTTTCTCCTGGTAAAAGCCAAGCAGTTGAATGTCAAGAAAATTACACATCAAGCATCAATTACATGGGAGTCTTCACTGGAAGTATCCAGAGTCATGTCAGGTTGCACATTGCTTCACTTCAGAGTTCAGTCTCAAACTGCACCACAAGCCCCCAAATACAAATCCTCTCAAGAACCGCAACACATGGGAGTCTTCACTGGAAGTATCCAGAGTCATGTCAGGTTGCACATTGCTTCACTTCAGAGTTCAGTCTCAAACTGCACCACAAGCCCCCAAATACAAATCCTCTCAAGAACCGCAACAAGACGGATTTGATGCAAATTTGCTGGTCTCATGGATTAGTAATCCTAACTGTGCAATGTTGCAACACCAAAAACAAGCAATCAACTACATTGAGTTCATCAACTATCTACTGTGAACAAATACAGAGGAACCCCGAAATTATACGAAAAACAAGATTACAGACCGGAAGTTCTGAAATTTTTTACACTCATTTCACCTCCTCATtcattggaacctccgctagagtTCTCAGGCCCTGATTCCTGCTCTATGGACACAGGACTTTCtacatgttcttcttcttcttcttcttcaacaatttggttGATTACCACGTGCAGGTTCCCATTCTCATCTTCTTGCACCTCTGCTGCACCACCAAATTGATCATTAAGGATCGGATTTCCATTCTCTCCTTCTTCTGGAAACTCTATTATTGGATCAGCAA encodes:
- the LOC113347977 gene encoding uncharacterized protein LOC113347977, producing the protein MASKLVQLQAKACQATSFVAKHGGTYYKQMIEKNKQFIQEPATIEKCNELSKQLFYTRLASIPGRTETFWKEVNHVKGLWKNRQDLKVEDAGIAALFGLEVFCWFCAGEIVGRGFTFTGYNV